Genomic window (Aquicella lusitana):
ATACACGTGACATGCCAGCCACCATGTGATAAAGCATATGGCAGTGGAAAAACCATTGTCCGCTTGCGTCGGTATCAATATCAGCGACAGCTGTGCCGCCTGGCGGCACTTCGATGGTATGTAATAAAGGATCATAAGCTCCATGGCCATTACGTAAAATAAACCAGTGTCCATGAATGTGCATAGGATGACGCATCATTGAATTATTTGTAAAAATAAGCCGATAACGTTTGGCAGGTTCAAGAAGGATGGGCTTGGTTTTATATTCGGGTAAACCGTTTATCATCCAAATAAAACGATCCATATAGCCAAATAATTCCATTCGTATAACATCTTGCACTGGCTTATTTGGATCATTAGTTTTAATAGCTGCTTTTAATTGTTGATATTTTGTTCCTATAGTTTTTGTTTCTGTTATTGCAGGTGGATCCATGGAAGCAGGCGTAACTTGATCGCCAAGAATAGTAGGCTCTATTGGCATCTCCATGGCGTGATCCGAAGTATTCTCTTGATTGATCTTCATCCCCTCATGCGTCTTCGATTTCATATTATGAGCATGATGTCCCATTGGGGCAGAAGCCGTAATCATTTGATGATTCATTGATCTAACTGATTTCCGTTTTGTTGGCGCATGGCTTTGCATGTCCATTTTCATGGAACCATGATCCATGTTTGTCATCATCATGTTAGCCATCATCTCTCTTGTGACGGGCGGTGGCTCAGGAAATGGCATGATTTGTTTAAAATTGACAAATTGATCAGGGCGGGTAACTAAAGCACCGTAAGCAGCGCCTACGGTATCCGCAGATTCAGCATAAATAATATAAGGCTCATCTTTCGCAATTTTTAGTAAAATATCGTAAGTTTCTCCCGGCGCAACAGTAAAATCGTTAACTGCATAAGGTCTTACATCATTTCCTTGTATATGGACCATTTTCGCTTGTGTACCAGGAATTTTGACGCGAAAAATGGTTTCACCACCAGCGCCAATAAAGCGTAAACGAACGGTATCCCCTACTTTAACCGGCGCCATCCAGGGGTTGGACGGGGAGCGTCCATTCAGCAAGAATGCATCATAAGCAACATCATTAATGTCATAAATACTCATGCGCATTTGCTGCATCATTTGGTAATCATGAATTAATTTTTTACGTTCAGCCGTATCTGCATTGCGATAATCTCGGATAAATTTGACCAGCGATGCTTGAAGCGGGAATCGCGGTGAATAATAATCGCCCTCCTTTTTTAAGTTAGCGAAAATCTGGTCCGGATACGTATTACTCCAATCTGATAAAACAACTACATAATCTTTTGTGTATTGGTAAGACGGTGATCGCGGAGGATCAATGATAAATGCGCCATACAAGCCTTGCTGCTCCTGAAGCCCAGCATGAGCGTGGTACCAGTAGGTGCCTGACTGCTTCAAGGTAAACTGATACTTAAATACGTTGCCTGGCTGGATACCCTGTTGCGTGATCCCTAACACACCATCCATCTGCCATGGCACTAAAACGCCGTGCCAATGAATAGCTGTTTCTTTATCTAATCGGTTATAAACATTGATAGTCACTTTCTCACCTTGCTTGAAATGCAAGGTGGGTGCTGGAATTTGGTTGTTAACAGCGATTGCTTTTCGTGGCTTGCCTGCAAAATAAACGGTCTTATAGTCTACTACCAAATTGATAACTCGTTCGGCTGCAAAAACAGGTGACAGAGAAAATATATTTAACAGAATTATCCATATAGTTTTTTTTACACACATTCTTCCCATCACATCATCCTGATAATTGCCGTTTCTAGACTCTCCATGAAGGGTAAAGAGGTTCCCACCCTAACCGGTTGTTTAAAGTAGTAACGCTTGCAGATTAGGCTCAAGCGCATTCTTTTGCCTTTTTAGCCGGTTGATAGAAATCAGTGGAGAGAGTAATACAATCTATTTGATATTTAACTATAATTTGTTAATCACTTCAATTACTCTAGATTCTGTTGACCTTGTCCGAGAGCTCATGAAAACCCGTCTATCGGTATCATCCTGAGGCTCGGCCCAATCCTGATCAAAAGAGGACAAATCTCATTTCTTCTTTGTTAATCTGAGTAAACCGCACTGAATCTTCAAAATTGTGTACTTGTCCTTCTTTACGTACCAAAGTTAGTGCTTCTAAAGAAAATTTTCCAGTAACAAGCATAGGTTGGTTCATTTGTCCCTGGACAATAATACCGTCATCAGGAAATCCTATATCTGCCGGCCCAAGAATGGCTGCTTGACCATAGGCATGGTCAAACTCTCCGCTTAAATTAACCTCATTTATGACGAAAGAAATAGCGACATGGCATTGATTTTCAATAGCGCGAGCGCGACAAGAAAGAAAAACCCTATTATAACCTGCAAGAGTAGTCGTATAGCTTGGTACTAAAATGATTGAAGCACCATGTTGGACAAGAGATCGGATGATTTCTGGGAATTCGCTATCATAACAAACTGCAATGCCAATTTTTCCTAATGATGTTTCAAAGATTTTTTGTTTATCTCCGTGCTGTAATAAATGTATGCTTTTTTCATACTCTGTCAGCTGCAATTTATCTTGATATTCATACGCACCGTTCGGACTAAAAATATAAGCGCGGTTGATAAATTGACCTGATTTGATTTTTTCGATGATTGTTCCCGCTTGAATATAAATTTCATACGTTTGCGCTAATTTCTGGTAAAGCTCGATATATTTTGGAATAAGAGGCTGTAGTGCTTCAAATAATTCTCCGTCGGTATTAAATTTTTTGCATGCTATTTCTATGCCAGAATATTCGGGCATCAGTAGAATGTTGGCTTCATCTTTTTTTGCATCCATAACCAATTTTTCAATTTTAACAACGTATCTTTCCCAATCAGGCAATTCTTCAATTTGATATTGACTGCATGCAATTCTAATCATAACTTCTTCAACCAAAAAATAAGCGGCTTTGGGGTTTGAAATGCTTCACCAATTTCTTTCCACTCATAGTACATACACAATTCAGGATGCTTTTCATAGCCAAAATGCTTCCACACTGAATCTAAGGAAACATAATCTTTTGGCTTTTTTGTATCATCGCTGGGTCTTTCAATTGCTACGAATGCAGTTAATTTAGAACCATATTTTTTAGCTGCTGCTTCACGCTCCGCAAAGAAATGTCGATAAATACCACGTCCACGGTATTCAGCTTGCAGTATCGATTCTCCAAAATAAAATACATTTTTAATATCAATACCATTTTCTAAAAATGGTTTTTGAAATTCAATTGTTTCGAATTCAAGAGGAATGGCAGAAGATACGCCGACAACTTTACCATGATCAAGCGCTAATACAATAATGCTTTCATTGCATTGCACATAAGTATTAAGATAATTGTATTCGTAATCCAAATCACCATCATAAAGATATGGATAGGATTTAAAAATTTCGATTCTTAGTCTCGCCAATTCAGGGATAAATGGAAGGATATCCTGACCTTTTAAGCACAATATTCTTAAATCCTTATTCATTGTTTAGTAACCTGATCTAGCCAATCTTGCATATTATAATAATTGGTCACGCGCGAAATTTTGTTGTCATCAATACTAAAAAAAGCACCGACAGGCAATCGATACTGCTGTTGTTTTGCTTCAGGTAGGCCTTCATCAGTTACCAAATAAGTACCTTCAATTATAAATTCAGCCGCAGCGCGAGAGCCATCTTCATTAACCATAATCACTAAATCCATTGCTGTTTCTTTATAACAATGATTCATATGATCCATGAATTTGGAAAAAGCATCTTTACCTTTTTGACAACCCCTTTGATTAATGTCATGAACTACATTATCGCTAAGGCAATTTAAAAAGGCCTTCATATCTTGTCGATTGAATGCATCATAATATTGTTTAATTAAATCTTTTGTTGTTTGCATGGGGCGCTCCAAAATCGATACGGTCTTGCTAGTTTAGCGCAAGCTGCTTGATTTCACAGCCGTCTTAATATATTTGTTAATTTCTTATAAATCATAGAGTTAACTTATAGGAATTTGAAATTACCTATATGTAATAAGTGACCTTTCGGCAAGCCTGCGTGACAATTCCCGCCATTAAATTCTAACCTTACAGCCTTTGGATTTACATTTTGGAGGCTGAAACAATGCAACATTCTATTACACCCGAGACAAATTTAACATTAAATGAAGTTAAAAAACACTTTGATCAATGGCGTCTATCCTGCCAAAAACGCGGTAAGATTCCTGATTCGTTGTGGCGTAAAGTCAAGGCATTAACAGGTCGTTATTCATTGACAAAAATCACTCAAGATTAGGCGTAAATATAAATCACATTGCACTGGCTTAAATCAGAAAACAAACATTACATTTGTTGAAGCGTAGTCGATGCATCAAGTCTCCTCAACAGCGACGTGCGTCTTCCGCGAACAGGGATTTTTAACGCACGCTCTATTACGGCTTAAGGCCTCACACATTTGAACACGGTATTACTATTTGGGTCGCGCTCCAGGCAGGCTGGCACGGTTAGCGATAACAGGCGGTTCGTTTTCTGTAGGCTCTGTGGGTGCCACATCAGTATCATTGGCCGGCGGCTGTTTGGATTCGGGCTCATTGTTGTTCGTCCCTACAAACGAGGCGGCAAGCCTAATGAATAAATTGAGATAAATCAATATGATATTTATACCCTAGGTTAAAAATGG
Coding sequences:
- a CDS encoding GNAT family N-acetyltransferase — translated: MNKDLRILCLKGQDILPFIPELARLRIEIFKSYPYLYDGDLDYEYNYLNTYVQCNESIIVLALDHGKVVGVSSAIPLEFETIEFQKPFLENGIDIKNVFYFGESILQAEYRGRGIYRHFFAEREAAAKKYGSKLTAFVAIERPSDDTKKPKDYVSLDSVWKHFGYEKHPELCMYYEWKEIGEAFQTPKPLIFWLKKL
- a CDS encoding nitrilase-related carbon-nitrogen hydrolase; this translates as MVEEVMIRIACSQYQIEELPDWERYVVKIEKLVMDAKKDEANILLMPEYSGIEIACKKFNTDGELFEALQPLIPKYIELYQKLAQTYEIYIQAGTIIEKIKSGQFINRAYIFSPNGAYEYQDKLQLTEYEKSIHLLQHGDKQKIFETSLGKIGIAVCYDSEFPEIIRSLVQHGASIILVPSYTTTLAGYNRVFLSCRARAIENQCHVAISFVINEVNLSGEFDHAYGQAAILGPADIGFPDDGIIVQGQMNQPMLVTGKFSLEALTLVRKEGQVHNFEDSVRFTQINKEEMRFVLF
- a CDS encoding ketosteroid isomerase-related protein; translated protein: MQTTKDLIKQYYDAFNRQDMKAFLNCLSDNVVHDINQRGCQKGKDAFSKFMDHMNHCYKETAMDLVIMVNEDGSRAAAEFIIEGTYLVTDEGLPEAKQQQYRLPVGAFFSIDDNKISRVTNYYNMQDWLDQVTKQ
- a CDS encoding copper resistance system multicopper oxidase, with the protein product MCVKKTIWIILLNIFSLSPVFAAERVINLVVDYKTVYFAGKPRKAIAVNNQIPAPTLHFKQGEKVTINVYNRLDKETAIHWHGVLVPWQMDGVLGITQQGIQPGNVFKYQFTLKQSGTYWYHAHAGLQEQQGLYGAFIIDPPRSPSYQYTKDYVVVLSDWSNTYPDQIFANLKKEGDYYSPRFPLQASLVKFIRDYRNADTAERKKLIHDYQMMQQMRMSIYDINDVAYDAFLLNGRSPSNPWMAPVKVGDTVRLRFIGAGGETIFRVKIPGTQAKMVHIQGNDVRPYAVNDFTVAPGETYDILLKIAKDEPYIIYAESADTVGAAYGALVTRPDQFVNFKQIMPFPEPPPVTREMMANMMMTNMDHGSMKMDMQSHAPTKRKSVRSMNHQMITASAPMGHHAHNMKSKTHEGMKINQENTSDHAMEMPIEPTILGDQVTPASMDPPAITETKTIGTKYQQLKAAIKTNDPNKPVQDVIRMELFGYMDRFIWMINGLPEYKTKPILLEPAKRYRLIFTNNSMMRHPMHIHGHWFILRNGHGAYDPLLHTIEVPPGGTAVADIDTDASGQWFFHCHMLYHMVAGMSRVFQYSTLIEISKGEAKPEDIVKQSNYFNRPIVRVDEVKPIDFSLVKHPMAHQQGLYFANFLDVGEDPFHNVQEITFKGLYGGDYNKLELLTEDAEVNKGKVENADIDIFYWRLISQFWAVKGGANYFYRPAKVPYWQPGIGVEGLMPYFIDTNLRGYYYAGSAKLDLELARDTQITNNFFLRLGIRSILASKTVTRAEIGSGLNQMRYIVRPYYRLMPGLNVFTEYEHTQDYGAFKNMQLSEGESASEDTLTVGLSVLF